The Euphorbia lathyris chromosome 2, ddEupLath1.1, whole genome shotgun sequence genome includes a window with the following:
- the LOC136220569 gene encoding cytochrome P450 72A397-like has translation MELSMAVSIMLVAIVTLAWKLGNWLWFRPKKLEAFLRQQGILGNPYRFFYGDLKENMYLINQAHSQPFHHFSHDISSRGAPFLRHLIHSYGKNSFMWIGPIPTVNIMNPEHIKQVFTKIHQFHKVEINPLFKLLVPGLASYEGDKWAKHRKIINPAFNQDKLKLMLPQIYESCNTMIENWNKLMSKKETCEIDVWPCLQSLSCDMISRSAFGSNYEDGKLIFDLLKELAQLLMQTIQSVYIPGSRVLPTRANKRMKHIDKEIKASLENIIKKREEAIKRGEGMKDDLLGLLMESNLKEIDKNMGMSINDVMDECKLFYFAGQETTSVLLVWTMILLSKFPNWQTSAREEVMQVFGKQIPDLKGLNHLKVVSMILYEVLRLYPAAVVLNRTVDKETSVGNMVLPRGVQVCLPTMLIHRDKEIWGNDASEFKPERFCGGVSKATNNNPAAYFPFGMGPRICIGQNFALIEAKMALALILQNFTFQLSPSYSHAPHTLLTLRPQYGAPLILHQI, from the exons ATGGAATTATCAATGGCAGTATCCATCATGTTAGTAGCAATTGTGACATTGGCTTGGAAATTGGGAAATTGGTTGTGGTTTAGGCCTAAAAAGCTCGAAGCATTTCTCAGACAGCAAGGCATTTTAGGGAATCCATACAGATTCTTTTATGGAGATTTAAAGGAGAATATGTACTTGATCAACCAAGCTCATTCTCAACCTTTCCATCACTTCTCTCACGATATTTCTTCCCGTGGGGCTCCTTTTCTCCGTCATCTCATCCACTCTTACG GTAAGAATTCATTTATGTGGATTGGACCAATTCCAACTGTAAACATCATGAATCCAGAACATATTAAACAAGTATTTACGAAAATACATCAATTTCATAAGGTGGAGATCAATCCATTGTTTAAGCTGTTAGTACCAGGACTTGCAAGCTATGAAGGGGACAAGTGGGCTAAGCATAGAAAGATTATCAATCCTGCGTTTAATCAAGACAAGTTGAAG CTTATGTTACCTCAAATTTATGAAAGCTGTAATACGATGATTGAGAATTGGAACAAGTTAATGTCAAAAAAGGAGACATGCGAGATAGATGTTTGGCCATGTCTTCAAAGCTTGTCATGTGATATGATTTCTAGATCTGCATTTGGAAGCAATTATGAAGACGGAAAGCTAATATTTGATCTCCTCAAAGAGCTTGCCCAACTCCTTATGCAAACCATACAATCTGTTTATATACCTGGTTCGAG AGTTTTACCGACTAGGGCAAATAAAAGGATGAAACATATTGATAAAGAAATAAAAGCTTCCCTTGAAAATATCATCAAGAAACGTGAAGAGGCTATAAAAAGAGGGGAAGGCATGAAAGATGACTTATTAGGGTTACTTATGGAATCAAACTTGAAAGAAATTGATAAGAATATGGGAATGAGCATTAATGATGTGATGGATGAGTGTAAGCTTTTTTACTTTGCTGGGCAAGAGACTACCTCTGTTTTGCTTGTATGGACCATGATTTTATTAAGCAAGTTTCCAAATTGGCAAACAAGTGCAAGAGAAGAGGTTATGCAAGTGTTTGGTAAACAAATACCAGATTTGAAAGGGTTGAATCATCTTAAAGTT GTAAGTATGATTTTGTATGAAGTTCTTAGACTTTATCCGGCCGCAGTTGTACTTAACCGAACAGTTGATAAAGAAACAAGTGTTGGGAATATGGTATTACCAAGAGGAGTACAAGTGTGCTTGCCAACAATGTTGATACATCGAGATAAAGAAATATGGGGCAACGATGCATCTGAATTCAAACCAGAAAGGTTTTGTGGAGGAGTTTCAAAGGCAACAAATAATAATCCAGCTGCATATTTTCCATTCGGAATGGGTCCTAGAATATGCATTGGTCAAAACTTTGCTTTAATAGAAGCAAAGATGGCTTTAGCATTAATTCTACAAAACTTCACTTTTCAGCTTTCTCCATCCTATTCTCA